A single genomic interval of Oryzomonas sagensis harbors:
- a CDS encoding acyloxyacyl hydrolase, which translates to MTKRTILITLALIAFLAPLPVRAETVVTTAQSEYALLTGYGITHRYFGATRTQVQTWDAIARYGRFLSQEVGRGSWYQGRHELLVEVPYHMAVDHDARSMVGGYLLGSWKFTGLEGISPYVFAGGGILYVDLGLPTMGTKLDFSYQGGTGVQYFVRKDTALMAEYRYHHISNAGTAAPNEPLNSSKFLVGVTFYR; encoded by the coding sequence ATGACAAAAAGAACAATCCTGATCACCCTTGCCCTCATTGCCTTCCTCGCCCCGCTCCCGGTCCGGGCAGAAACCGTCGTCACCACGGCCCAATCGGAATATGCCCTGCTGACCGGCTACGGCATCACCCACCGTTATTTCGGCGCCACCCGCACCCAGGTGCAGACCTGGGACGCCATCGCCCGCTATGGCCGTTTCCTCTCCCAGGAGGTCGGCAGGGGAAGCTGGTATCAGGGGAGACACGAACTGCTGGTGGAGGTGCCCTATCACATGGCCGTGGACCATGACGCCAGGTCCATGGTGGGGGGGTATCTATTGGGAAGCTGGAAATTTACCGGGTTGGAGGGCATCTCCCCCTACGTCTTTGCCGGCGGGGGGATACTCTATGTGGATCTGGGGCTGCCCACCATGGGGACCAAGCTGGATTTTTCCTACCAGGGGGGAACGGGGGTGCAGTACTTCGTACGCAAGGACACGGCGCTCATGGCCGAGTACCGCTACCATCACATCTCAAACGCCGGAACCGCCGCGCCCAACGAGCCGCTCAATTCCAGCAAGTTCCTGGTGGGCGTGACATTCTATCGTTGA
- a CDS encoding MMPL family transporter, translating into MFRAWSSRIIAASNSLTRRHLAWVFRVASTRPLAVICLFAAAVVLSVAVITSIHFETDIFRLFPSRQPALRLLLDSLEWTGSANEAYFLLEGDPPSLPAEAGRFAERLGQARVDGQPAFKRITWRIYDESQAASFKELIAYAVIHPQLFIQPDDLPRFVARFAPDQANAALQQLQANLAGQFGGFASGLATVDPFSLRDLILPRLKTGGQALDLDPASPYFLSRNGAVLIMIAEPARPVQDMVFARKLVAAINDARRSSPISISCAGAHISAVLDEAAMKSNVLVSIVISLLVVLGIFYIAYRRLLPTLLIPLILACGVLFALGTAGLFLRSIHIISFAFTALITGIGTDYSIHIYDRFHSERAAGKTSQEALELAILDTGRGVFTAAITTAVPFLALMVSDVRALYELGLLVGLGVIYSLYATLFFLPPLLLFMERRFPITYRPIPGLGLPRLWRAVLRHPAVVAAGSLLMTAGLCWAAFAITFDGELKNLQPRHSEAFLAQEKIERNLSIAPKQILVALEGRDLPDVLERVSRLDALAASLQARGQIVAWSSLCRVINSQKTQMELSLRLREQFGGARLEKSMRGALDRQGFATEQFQPFLDGMSNLQRAVPVSPEEAVARLSASPLKGVVDRHLVKTATGYHALAYLHYSGSTLDLPAFQAALAALDPAARMTGIDLISNQLKDAVRNSFTGAFLLGGVLVLFFLLAHFASMPSGVLYSLFPVAAASGCMLGTMALSGMGLNFMNAMVLVTIVGMGSDFGLYIRFRVTGAAPGERERQYVQIGRSVFLSAMTTIVGFGSLALTDYGAMSSIGWATNLGVGFITFFSLVTLPAAMALKGFYQED; encoded by the coding sequence ATGTTCCGCGCGTGGTCCTCACGTATCATCGCCGCCAGCAACTCCCTTACGCGCCGTCACCTGGCTTGGGTCTTCCGTGTCGCCTCGACGCGCCCCCTGGCCGTCATTTGCCTGTTCGCGGCTGCCGTGGTTCTGTCGGTCGCGGTGATTACCTCCATCCATTTCGAAACGGATATCTTCCGGCTTTTCCCGTCCCGCCAGCCAGCACTCAGGCTGTTGCTCGATTCGCTTGAGTGGACCGGCAGCGCCAATGAAGCCTACTTTCTGCTGGAGGGCGATCCACCGTCCCTGCCTGCAGAGGCTGGACGTTTTGCCGAGCGTCTCGGACAGGCCCGCGTCGATGGACAGCCCGCCTTCAAACGAATCACCTGGAGGATCTACGACGAAAGTCAGGCGGCATCCTTCAAAGAACTGATTGCCTATGCCGTCATCCATCCCCAGCTCTTCATTCAGCCGGATGATCTGCCTCGTTTTGTTGCCCGTTTTGCCCCCGACCAGGCAAACGCAGCCCTGCAACAACTCCAGGCCAACCTGGCCGGGCAGTTCGGCGGTTTTGCCAGCGGCTTGGCCACCGTTGACCCGTTTTCCCTGCGCGACCTGATCCTGCCGCGTCTCAAGACCGGCGGTCAGGCCCTCGACCTCGATCCGGCATCCCCCTATTTTCTCTCCCGCAACGGTGCGGTGCTGATCATGATCGCCGAACCTGCCAGACCGGTCCAGGACATGGTGTTCGCCCGCAAGCTGGTGGCGGCCATCAACGATGCCCGCCGTAGTTCTCCGATCTCGATCTCCTGCGCCGGTGCACATATCAGCGCCGTGCTGGATGAAGCGGCGATGAAGTCCAATGTCCTCGTCAGCATCGTTATCTCGCTCTTGGTGGTGTTGGGCATTTTCTACATTGCCTACCGGCGCTTGTTGCCAACCCTCCTCATTCCGCTGATCCTGGCGTGCGGCGTGCTGTTCGCCCTGGGGACCGCCGGGCTGTTTCTCCGGTCGATCCATATCATTTCCTTTGCCTTTACCGCCCTCATCACCGGCATCGGCACCGACTATTCGATCCATATCTATGACCGTTTCCATAGCGAGCGGGCTGCCGGCAAAACATCTCAGGAAGCGTTGGAACTGGCGATTCTCGACACCGGCCGCGGCGTCTTCACCGCTGCCATTACCACGGCGGTCCCGTTTTTGGCGCTGATGGTGTCGGATGTCCGCGCACTCTACGAACTCGGCCTGCTGGTGGGGCTGGGGGTGATCTATTCCCTCTATGCCACTTTGTTTTTCCTGCCGCCTCTGCTGCTGTTCATGGAACGCCGCTTTCCCATCACCTACCGTCCCATACCCGGTCTCGGCCTGCCACGCCTCTGGCGCGCCGTGCTGCGGCATCCGGCGGTGGTTGCCGCAGGTTCCCTGTTGATGACGGCAGGGCTCTGCTGGGCGGCCTTTGCCATCACGTTCGATGGCGAACTCAAAAACCTGCAGCCGCGCCATTCCGAGGCTTTTCTCGCGCAGGAGAAGATTGAACGGAACTTGAGTATCGCGCCGAAACAGATACTGGTGGCGTTGGAGGGGCGTGATCTTCCCGATGTTCTGGAACGGGTTTCTCGGCTGGACGCACTGGCGGCATCCCTCCAGGCGCGCGGACAGATCGTGGCGTGGTCATCCCTCTGCCGTGTGATCAACAGCCAGAAGACACAAATGGAGTTGTCTCTCCGGCTACGGGAGCAGTTTGGCGGCGCACGCCTTGAAAAGTCCATGCGGGGGGCGCTTGACCGGCAGGGGTTTGCCACGGAGCAGTTCCAACCGTTTCTGGATGGGATGAGCAATCTGCAACGAGCCGTACCGGTAAGCCCCGAAGAGGCTGTGGCCCGCCTTTCGGCCTCGCCCCTCAAGGGGGTTGTCGATCGCCATCTGGTTAAAACCGCCACCGGTTACCACGCCCTGGCGTATCTGCACTATTCCGGCTCCACGCTCGATCTGCCCGCCTTTCAAGCCGCGCTGGCGGCTCTGGACCCTGCGGCGCGCATGACCGGCATCGACCTGATCAGCAACCAGTTGAAGGATGCGGTGCGGAACAGCTTTACCGGCGCCTTCCTGTTGGGTGGGGTGCTGGTGTTGTTCTTTCTTTTGGCTCATTTTGCCAGCATGCCGTCGGGGGTGCTCTATTCCCTGTTTCCGGTGGCGGCGGCCTCCGGGTGCATGTTGGGAACCATGGCGTTGAGCGGCATGGGGCTCAATTTCATGAATGCCATGGTGTTGGTGACGATCGTGGGGATGGGGAGCGATTTCGGCCTGTATATCCGCTTCCGGGTCACGGGGGCGGCACCCGGCGAACGGGAGCGGCAGTATGTGCAGATCGGCCGGTCGGTATTCCTTTCGGCCATGACCACCATCGTCGGGTTCGGGTCCCTGGCCCTGACCGACTACGGCGCCATGTCCTCCATCGGCTGGGCCACGAACCTGGGGGTGGGGTTCATCACCTTCTTTTCCCTGGTGACCCTGCCGGCGGCCATGGCCCTGAAAGGGTTTTACCAGGAGGATTGA
- a CDS encoding lipoprotein insertase outer membrane protein LolB, which yields MKRHFPLLFLFSIFFLASGCAIFTPKPPLEYRPGVQVDTLSAGVSLSITKGEQGMGANGFLLYRRPDRMRMVILSPFGTTIMETVVVGEEVTVVDNSKGVAFRGLLAELPQQGQGDTWRQARWVMEVPAPGSSLRDGTVERTGSMGLKERVTFENGLVVVKSLANGDEAHYNDYELVNGVPLATEIIMYSHDGGRFRIKITEPEVNTDLAPEAFTPHVDNLTIYPLSALQGKQ from the coding sequence ATGAAACGTCATTTTCCCCTATTGTTCCTGTTTTCCATCTTCTTCCTGGCTTCCGGCTGTGCCATCTTCACCCCCAAGCCTCCCCTTGAGTATCGGCCCGGCGTCCAGGTGGATACCCTTTCGGCGGGCGTGTCCCTCTCCATCACCAAGGGTGAACAGGGCATGGGCGCAAACGGCTTTCTGCTCTACCGGCGCCCCGACCGGATGAGGATGGTGATCCTTTCCCCCTTTGGCACCACCATAATGGAAACCGTTGTGGTGGGCGAAGAGGTCACGGTTGTGGACAATTCCAAGGGGGTGGCGTTCCGCGGCTTGCTGGCCGAGCTTCCCCAACAGGGGCAGGGGGATACTTGGCGCCAGGCGCGCTGGGTCATGGAGGTGCCGGCCCCCGGCAGTTCGTTGCGCGACGGTACCGTGGAGCGGACCGGCAGTATGGGGCTGAAGGAACGGGTGACCTTCGAGAACGGGCTGGTGGTTGTCAAAAGTCTGGCTAACGGCGACGAGGCCCATTACAACGATTACGAGCTGGTGAACGGCGTGCCCCTGGCCACGGAGATCATCATGTACAGCCACGACGGCGGCCGCTTCCGCATCAAGATCACCGAACCGGAGGTCAACACCGACCTGGCGCCGGAGGCCTTCACCCCCCATGTGGACAACCTGACCATCTACCCGTTGTCCGCACTGCAAGGAAAGCAATAA
- a CDS encoding LolA family protein, with protein MMPIARGSRFFQSPATWWRTSAVCAALFLLLVGAFPCQARQIPAVDGLEALRKAFTGVTDFTADISQEKRLSVMKRAMTMNGTVRFRKPDQFYLELKAPYASRMVLRDSTIEQVMGTGGERNRIVLPPEQGLKRWFSRLATPITTLPEGLGVHADATGPVYTVTIAPRGKGQVKELVITFLEDGTIRKLVIMERNGDRAVMTFKKVRRNVGLTDRDFRLE; from the coding sequence ATGATGCCGATTGCACGAGGTTCCCGCTTTTTTCAGAGCCCCGCCACCTGGTGGCGGACCTCTGCTGTATGCGCCGCGCTGTTTCTGCTGCTCGTGGGCGCTTTTCCCTGCCAGGCCCGCCAGATCCCGGCCGTGGACGGGCTCGAAGCTCTCCGCAAGGCCTTTACCGGAGTCACGGACTTTACGGCCGATATCAGCCAGGAAAAGCGCCTCTCGGTGATGAAACGGGCCATGACCATGAACGGAACGGTGCGCTTTCGCAAGCCCGACCAGTTCTATCTTGAACTCAAAGCACCCTATGCCAGCCGCATGGTCCTGCGGGACAGTACCATCGAGCAGGTCATGGGTACGGGCGGGGAACGGAACCGGATCGTCCTGCCCCCGGAGCAGGGACTGAAACGGTGGTTCTCCCGACTGGCCACACCGATCACCACCCTGCCGGAAGGTCTGGGCGTCCACGCCGATGCGACCGGCCCGGTCTATACCGTCACCATTGCGCCCCGCGGCAAGGGGCAGGTCAAGGAACTGGTCATAACCTTCCTGGAAGATGGCACGATCAGGAAATTGGTCATCATGGAGCGGAACGGCGACCGTGCCGTGATGACCTTCAAGAAGGTGCGCCGCAACGTGGGGCTGACGGACCGCGATTTCCGGCTGGAGTGA
- a CDS encoding hotdog domain-containing protein, whose translation MTSDPAAYLPHRYPFLLLDRVVELETGARAAARVAVTSGRSFPQVLLVECIAQLAGILTIQDEGEGGFLAAVDRAEFSGAPRAGDELSVSVRVIKAFGRLFMVEGEVTCDGRTLVTAQLTLGVGKL comes from the coding sequence ATCACGTCTGATCCTGCGGCATATCTCCCCCACCGTTACCCCTTTCTGCTCCTTGACCGGGTCGTCGAACTGGAGACCGGCGCCCGTGCGGCCGCCCGGGTTGCCGTCACGTCGGGCCGCAGCTTTCCCCAGGTGCTGCTGGTGGAGTGCATCGCCCAGTTGGCCGGCATCCTCACCATTCAGGACGAGGGGGAGGGTGGTTTTCTGGCGGCCGTCGACCGGGCCGAATTCTCCGGCGCGCCCCGGGCCGGAGATGAGCTTTCGGTCTCGGTTCGGGTGATCAAGGCCTTTGGCAGGCTTTTCATGGTGGAGGGAGAGGTGACATGCGACGGCCGGACGCTGGTGACGGCCCAACTTACCCTGGGAGTAGGTAAACTATGA
- a CDS encoding beta-ketoacyl synthase N-terminal-like domain-containing protein, with translation MIYSFNDIVVSGFSAVTAAGNGMKAVLELLGSGRDALSPVPDDVPGGAGQRWGKASGFKASDFMPPLKARKMDRCSHFTVGASGLALKDAGIDLKSIDPERIGIALGCGFGGVANSAEFLGGYFKSGAEGLAPVLFPNTVSNAPASNASIEHGLKGPNVTLVQRFCSAESAFVMACRFIAEGRADVMVTGGADDLTPLMIAGFAATGQLRRYAACFGEGSGILVLESAAHAARRNAPVKGRVGTVATIGLLPAGREQEGVERLFSGVERCDLLSLSGTVGGTPLLMQRVEARGIIDTAAILGRSLAMGGTAMATLLAKLQPGQQGVHLAASPEGPYYAIRFTGGAATACIPGEVKGASHHV, from the coding sequence ATGATCTACTCCTTCAACGATATCGTCGTCAGCGGCTTCTCGGCCGTGACCGCCGCCGGCAACGGCATGAAGGCGGTGCTGGAACTCCTCGGGTCGGGTCGGGACGCCCTGTCGCCCGTACCGGACGATGTGCCGGGGGGGGCGGGCCAGCGCTGGGGCAAAGCGTCAGGCTTCAAGGCCTCGGATTTCATGCCGCCGCTCAAGGCTCGCAAGATGGACCGGTGCAGCCACTTTACCGTCGGTGCCTCGGGGCTGGCTCTCAAGGATGCCGGGATTGATCTGAAGAGCATCGATCCCGAGCGGATCGGGATCGCCCTGGGGTGCGGTTTCGGTGGCGTGGCCAATTCCGCCGAATTTCTCGGCGGTTATTTCAAAAGCGGCGCCGAGGGATTGGCGCCGGTGCTCTTCCCCAATACCGTCTCCAATGCTCCCGCCAGCAACGCCTCCATCGAGCATGGCCTGAAGGGCCCCAACGTTACCCTGGTGCAGCGCTTCTGCTCAGCCGAGTCGGCCTTTGTCATGGCCTGTCGTTTCATCGCCGAAGGGCGGGCCGACGTCATGGTGACCGGCGGGGCCGATGACCTGACGCCGCTGATGATCGCAGGCTTTGCCGCCACCGGCCAACTGCGGCGTTATGCCGCCTGTTTCGGCGAGGGGAGCGGCATCCTGGTGTTGGAGAGCGCGGCCCACGCCGCCCGCCGCAATGCCCCGGTCAAGGGAAGAGTCGGAACGGTCGCCACCATCGGCCTGCTCCCGGCCGGTCGTGAACAGGAGGGGGTGGAACGTCTGTTCAGCGGCGTTGAGCGATGCGATCTGCTCTCCCTTTCCGGCACCGTCGGCGGCACCCCGCTTCTGATGCAACGGGTCGAGGCCCGGGGCATCATCGACACCGCCGCCATTCTGGGACGTTCCCTGGCCATGGGGGGCACGGCCATGGCTACCCTGCTGGCCAAGCTTCAGCCCGGCCAACAGGGGGTGCACCTGGCGGCCTCTCCCGAGGGCCCCTACTACGCCATCCGCTTCACGGGAGGCGCAGCCACGGCGTGCATCCCCGGCGAAGTGAAGGGAGCTTCGCATCACGTCTGA
- a CDS encoding beta-ketoacyl-[acyl-carrier-protein] synthase family protein: protein MVKKRVVITGLGVFCGAGKNVAQFSDALLNGKSGIGPLDLFDVSAFPSHIGCQVKGYDPLDHFDRITARKLSRADQFGLIAAAEALADSGLSETYSPFDMGISMGGGAAGMFQAERWLKAQLVGENAPPVLLRGVLPDKTATEIARACNLAGYQGTVTTACSSSATAIGWGAELVATGQQRAVLAGGSDTLSLLTFGGFNSLKVVDPEPCSPFSLGRQGISLGEGAAFLVLESEEDAVARGARVYGAVLGYALAGEAYHMTAPEPTGSTAARVMRNAIAAAGIDSGRVGWVNAHGTGTPLNDVVESHAMQLVFGERIPSVPLISTKAMTGHCLGAAGAIEALATVIALNHRIIPQTLNFRGRDPECDLDYCHEGKRSCEADIAMSNSFAFGGNITSLVLGI from the coding sequence ATGGTTAAAAAACGCGTTGTCATAACCGGGCTGGGGGTTTTCTGCGGGGCCGGCAAGAATGTGGCCCAGTTCAGCGATGCCCTGCTGAACGGTAAGAGCGGCATCGGGCCCTTGGACCTGTTCGACGTGTCGGCCTTTCCTTCCCATATCGGTTGCCAGGTCAAGGGGTATGATCCGCTGGACCATTTCGACCGTATAACGGCGCGGAAACTCTCCCGTGCCGACCAGTTCGGCCTGATCGCCGCCGCTGAGGCCCTGGCGGACAGCGGCCTGTCCGAGACCTATTCACCCTTTGACATGGGGATTTCCATGGGTGGAGGGGCGGCCGGCATGTTCCAGGCGGAGCGGTGGCTGAAAGCGCAGCTGGTTGGAGAGAACGCGCCGCCGGTCTTGCTGCGCGGCGTGCTGCCCGACAAGACCGCCACCGAGATAGCCCGGGCCTGCAACCTTGCCGGCTACCAGGGGACGGTCACCACGGCCTGCTCCTCCTCGGCCACCGCCATCGGCTGGGGCGCCGAACTGGTTGCCACCGGCCAACAGCGCGCCGTGCTGGCTGGTGGTTCCGATACCCTGTCGCTTCTGACCTTCGGCGGCTTCAATTCGCTGAAGGTGGTCGATCCCGAGCCCTGCTCCCCCTTCAGCCTGGGGCGTCAGGGAATTTCCCTGGGAGAGGGAGCGGCCTTTCTGGTGTTGGAGAGCGAAGAGGATGCCGTGGCGCGGGGAGCCCGGGTGTATGGGGCCGTACTCGGCTATGCCCTGGCCGGCGAGGCGTATCACATGACCGCTCCGGAGCCGACCGGTTCCACGGCGGCGAGGGTCATGCGCAACGCCATTGCCGCAGCCGGTATCGACAGCGGTCGGGTAGGGTGGGTCAACGCCCACGGCACCGGCACGCCGCTCAATGATGTGGTGGAGTCCCATGCCATGCAGCTGGTCTTCGGGGAACGGATCCCCTCGGTTCCGCTGATCTCCACCAAGGCCATGACCGGCCACTGTCTGGGGGCGGCCGGCGCTATCGAGGCCCTGGCCACGGTCATCGCCCTCAATCATCGCATCATTCCCCAAACCTTGAACTTCCGTGGCCGCGACCCGGAATGCGACCTGGACTACTGCCACGAGGGGAAACGCTCCTGCGAGGCCGACATCGCCATGTCCAATTCCTTTGCCTTCGGGGGCAACATCACATCACTGGTGCTGGGCATATGA
- a CDS encoding 3-oxoacyl-ACP reductase family protein: MEFKDHIVVVTGGTRGIGRAVSLLFARQGARVFAAYLSNDQAAATLVAEAQGLAGTISVIKADVGTAAGARELIDAASRESGHIDVLVNNAGIIRDGWLAMMAEEDWAAVMHTNLSPLFHCCKWGVRKMMARRCGSIVTVSSISALTGTAGQTNYAASKGAAISFAKSLAREVGGMGIRVNTVVAGLIATDMTAGLKQDVVERIVKGSALGRIGTPEEVAEAVLFLASQRASYITGQTLVVDGGTV, encoded by the coding sequence ATGGAATTCAAAGACCATATCGTGGTGGTAACCGGCGGCACGCGCGGCATTGGCCGGGCCGTTTCCCTGCTGTTCGCCCGTCAGGGGGCACGCGTCTTTGCCGCCTACCTGAGCAACGACCAGGCGGCGGCAACTCTGGTCGCTGAGGCGCAGGGGCTGGCCGGCACGATCAGCGTGATCAAGGCCGACGTGGGCACGGCTGCAGGGGCCAGGGAGCTGATCGACGCGGCCTCGCGCGAGAGCGGCCATATCGACGTACTGGTCAACAACGCCGGTATCATCCGCGACGGCTGGCTGGCCATGATGGCCGAAGAGGATTGGGCGGCGGTCATGCACACCAATCTTTCCCCCCTGTTCCACTGTTGCAAGTGGGGGGTGCGCAAGATGATGGCCCGCCGCTGCGGCAGCATCGTGACGGTGTCCTCCATTTCCGCCCTGACCGGCACCGCCGGCCAGACCAATTACGCAGCCTCCAAGGGGGCCGCCATCAGTTTTGCCAAATCCCTGGCCCGGGAGGTTGGGGGGATGGGCATCCGGGTCAACACCGTCGTGGCCGGCCTGATTGCAACCGATATGACCGCCGGGCTGAAGCAGGACGTGGTGGAACGGATCGTCAAAGGCTCGGCCCTCGGCAGGATCGGCACCCCCGAAGAGGTCGCCGAAGCGGTTCTTTTTCTGGCCTCCCAGCGGGCCTCCTACATCACCGGCCAGACCTTGGTCGTGGATGGCGGCACGGTCTAG
- the ribB gene encoding 3,4-dihydroxy-2-butanone-4-phosphate synthase, giving the protein MSQELLVSFGTPFERVESALAALRTGAGVLVTDDAERENEGDLIFAAESLTPAQMALMIRECSGIVCLCLTPEKVASLNLSMMVAENSSRYQTAFTVTVEAAEGVTTGVSAQDRVTTIQAAIADRARPSDLNSPGHVFPLRARPGGVLERGGHTEATVDLMRLAGLKPCGVLCELTNEDGTMARMPEIISFAKKHKLPVVTVADLIAYRQQGGHA; this is encoded by the coding sequence ATGTCTCAGGAACTGCTGGTCTCTTTTGGTACCCCTTTTGAACGTGTTGAAAGCGCCCTGGCCGCATTGCGCACCGGTGCCGGCGTGTTGGTCACCGATGATGCGGAACGGGAAAACGAGGGTGACCTCATCTTTGCCGCCGAGTCCCTGACCCCGGCCCAGATGGCGCTCATGATCCGGGAGTGCAGCGGGATCGTGTGTCTCTGCCTGACCCCCGAAAAGGTTGCATCGCTCAACCTGTCGATGATGGTGGCGGAGAACTCCAGCCGCTATCAGACCGCCTTCACGGTCACCGTCGAGGCTGCGGAAGGCGTGACCACCGGGGTTTCCGCCCAAGATCGGGTGACCACCATCCAGGCCGCCATTGCCGACCGGGCCCGGCCGTCGGATTTGAACAGCCCCGGCCATGTGTTCCCCTTGCGGGCGCGTCCCGGCGGCGTACTGGAGCGTGGGGGGCACACCGAGGCAACGGTTGACCTGATGCGCCTGGCCGGGCTCAAACCGTGCGGCGTACTGTGCGAGTTGACCAATGAGGATGGCACCATGGCCCGGATGCCGGAAATTATCTCGTTTGCGAAGAAGCATAAGCTCCCGGTGGTTACCGTTGCCGACCTGATAGCCTATCGGCAGCAGGGCGGACACGCCTGA
- a CDS encoding DUF2461 domain-containing protein: MEHAFTGFLPHVTGFFEQLAANNTKPWFEAHRHEFESYLMEPLKALVCDLADAMLAIDPQVITIPAVDKTISRIYRDTRFSRNKAPYKTCLWVSFKRLSKEWKDAPCFFFEITADSYRYGMGFYGASRETMDKLRRFIDTKPVEFRKIAACLGKQTVFELEGDLYRRPLNPGLAEDLQQWHQRKNVYLVCNREADARLFSPELRRELEEGFIRLAPLYHLLWRVRGG; this comes from the coding sequence ATGGAACACGCATTCACCGGTTTTTTGCCCCATGTGACGGGATTTTTCGAACAACTGGCCGCCAACAACACCAAGCCGTGGTTTGAGGCCCACCGCCATGAGTTCGAGAGTTACCTCATGGAGCCCCTCAAGGCGCTCGTTTGCGACCTTGCCGACGCCATGCTGGCCATCGATCCCCAGGTGATCACCATTCCGGCCGTGGACAAGACCATCTCCCGCATCTACCGGGATACCCGTTTTTCCCGCAACAAAGCCCCCTACAAGACCTGTCTCTGGGTCAGTTTCAAGCGTCTCAGCAAGGAGTGGAAGGACGCCCCCTGCTTCTTCTTCGAGATTACGGCGGACAGTTACCGGTACGGTATGGGGTTTTACGGCGCGTCACGGGAGACCATGGATAAACTGCGCCGGTTCATCGACACAAAGCCGGTCGAGTTCAGGAAGATTGCGGCCTGCCTTGGAAAACAGACGGTCTTTGAGCTGGAAGGGGACCTGTACCGGCGGCCGCTCAATCCGGGCTTGGCGGAGGATCTGCAACAGTGGCACCAACGCAAGAATGTCTACCTGGTCTGCAACCGCGAAGCGGATGCGCGGCTGTTCTCGCCGGAGTTGCGCCGGGAACTGGAAGAGGGATTTATCCGGCTTGCCCCGCTCTATCACCTGTTATGGCGGGTGCGGGGCGGGTAG
- a CDS encoding pyridoxamine 5'-phosphate oxidase family protein — protein MHHELRRKERALTEPEARAILERGEYGILSTCDPDGQPYGIPLSYCLGNDAIYFHCALEGHKLTDIAADSRVSFCVVGTTEVLPDQFATRYESVVISGRATEVFEEEKQQALEGLLAKYSTAFRLSGLDYIEAKRELTKVFKISIDDICGKARR, from the coding sequence ATGCACCATGAACTGCGCCGCAAAGAGCGGGCCCTTACGGAGCCGGAGGCGAGGGCGATCCTGGAACGGGGCGAATACGGAATCCTTTCCACCTGTGACCCGGATGGCCAGCCGTACGGCATCCCGCTCAGTTACTGCCTCGGCAACGACGCCATCTACTTCCACTGCGCCCTGGAAGGGCACAAGCTGACCGACATTGCCGCCGACAGCAGGGTATCGTTCTGTGTCGTGGGCACGACCGAGGTCCTTCCCGACCAGTTTGCCACCAGGTATGAAAGCGTCGTCATCTCCGGCAGGGCGACGGAGGTCTTCGAGGAGGAGAAGCAGCAGGCCCTGGAAGGACTCCTGGCCAAGTACTCCACGGCGTTCCGCTTGTCGGGGTTAGACTACATCGAGGCCAAGCGGGAACTAACCAAGGTATTCAAGATCAGTATAGACGACATCTGCGGCAAGGCGCGAAGGTGA